From the genome of Lentilactobacillus buchneri, one region includes:
- a CDS encoding C39 family peptidase — translation MSAKILLGAENIRQLAWGAINGCEAASLLEGLHYQGRALDLNYGQFLLQMPISPDSNPYHGFGGSPFTNRPGKFEAIFTRPLMWWGNRYGNLQELSGADPQWLYDFVAKGEPVLTSVTVHFEQPEWDSYPFGQVPANNHAVLLDGIDDHQVHVSDPIDGQYWLPKTKFEPIYLSRKMAIAITK, via the coding sequence ATGAGTGCGAAGATTTTATTAGGTGCTGAAAACATTCGCCAACTTGCTTGGGGTGCCATTAACGGCTGTGAGGCAGCCAGCTTGCTGGAGGGGCTCCATTATCAGGGCCGAGCTTTAGACCTGAATTATGGCCAATTTCTCCTTCAGATGCCAATTTCACCAGATAGCAATCCTTACCACGGCTTTGGTGGTTCACCTTTCACCAATCGGCCCGGCAAGTTTGAGGCAATCTTTACCCGACCCCTGATGTGGTGGGGAAATCGTTATGGTAATCTGCAAGAACTGAGTGGGGCAGATCCCCAGTGGTTGTATGACTTTGTGGCAAAAGGGGAGCCGGTGTTAACCTCTGTGACCGTTCATTTTGAACAACCTGAGTGGGATTCGTATCCATTTGGTCAGGTTCCGGCTAATAATCACGCGGTTCTGTTGGACGGGATCGATGACCACCAGGTCCACGTGAGTGATCCGATTGACGGTCAATACTGGCTGCCAAAAACCAAATTTGAGCCGATTTATTTGTCTCGTAAGATGGCAATCGCAATTACTAAGTAA
- a CDS encoding P1 family peptidase, which yields MGLSVELMNDLSDGVKGRRNLITDVGGVKVGQVTIDDGDVHSGVTAILPHTGNLFRHKVPAASCVLNGFGKSVGLVQIDELGTIETPIVMTNTFGVGTALNALTKQMLAANPEIGDTTSTVNPIVAECNDGDVSNIRKMAITEQNVSDALAAVNDDFEEGAVGSGRGMMCYDLKGGIGSSSRIVTVDKKHQYTVGALVMTNYGYLTDFIVNGMPIGAPLAKMLAKDKQKEEKGSIITILATDAPLNARQLKRMAKRATVGINRSGGYIGNGSGEIVLAFSTANQVDHFETSEFDTVTRFNDNQIDLFFRATAAVVDESILSSMVHAESVVDRKGRLRLNLVDACKKLISQQPDYTDMVEQVFSQLGVVK from the coding sequence ATGGGATTATCGGTTGAATTGATGAATGATCTTTCGGATGGCGTCAAGGGTCGGCGAAATCTGATTACAGATGTTGGCGGCGTCAAGGTCGGGCAGGTGACTATTGATGATGGTGACGTTCATAGTGGTGTGACCGCAATTCTGCCCCATACCGGCAACCTTTTCCGGCACAAGGTACCAGCTGCCTCTTGTGTGCTTAACGGCTTCGGTAAAAGCGTCGGCCTCGTCCAAATTGATGAATTGGGAACCATTGAAACTCCGATTGTGATGACGAATACCTTTGGCGTGGGCACGGCCCTAAATGCCCTCACCAAACAAATGCTGGCTGCTAATCCCGAAATTGGGGATACCACCAGTACAGTTAATCCGATTGTTGCTGAGTGTAACGATGGCGACGTGTCCAATATCCGCAAAATGGCGATTACTGAACAGAATGTGTCCGATGCTTTGGCAGCTGTTAACGATGACTTTGAAGAAGGTGCCGTCGGTAGTGGCCGGGGGATGATGTGCTATGACCTCAAGGGCGGTATTGGCTCTTCCTCGCGGATTGTGACCGTTGATAAGAAGCACCAATACACTGTTGGTGCACTCGTCATGACCAACTATGGTTATTTAACCGACTTTATTGTCAATGGGATGCCTATTGGAGCCCCCTTGGCCAAAATGTTGGCCAAGGATAAGCAAAAAGAAGAAAAGGGGTCCATTATCACGATCCTGGCCACCGATGCGCCATTGAATGCCCGCCAACTCAAACGAATGGCTAAGCGGGCAACGGTTGGGATTAATCGTTCCGGTGGCTACATTGGCAACGGCAGCGGAGAAATCGTTTTGGCATTTTCAACCGCCAATCAGGTGGACCATTTCGAAACCAGCGAGTTTGATACTGTTACTCGGTTTAACGATAACCAAATTGATTTATTCTTCAGAGCTACGGCAGCGGTTGTCGATGAGTCGATCTTAAGTTCAATGGTCCATGCCGAATCAGTCGTTGATCGAAAGGGACGGCTTCGGTTAAATTTAGTTGATGCATGCAAGAAGTTGATTTCTCAGCAACCTGATTATACCGATATGGTTGAGCAGGTCTTTTCACAGCTTGGGGTGGTTAAATGA
- a CDS encoding CPBP family intramembrane glutamic endopeptidase, producing MEEQRKLTFGDYFERLMIFFGLIILVGSVQLPLMFIVQGKLSAVANYAVGALYLLGFLIAIWLAQYAYRKYGRYEVKKMTWQNVKTIVIAWIAFLVIEFLLGNLNKLVYHVTQTDNNQEIQSLLSSNHLTLILMGFTAIFCSPILEETIFRGYLMTAFFRSTEKWAPIIVSGMAFALPHMDPDLSHFNIISFLTYAILGCILAYLYVTTKNLKVSIGLHFLNNLIAVGGMIAMIFAV from the coding sequence ATGGAAGAGCAAAGAAAGTTAACTTTTGGTGACTACTTTGAACGATTAATGATCTTTTTTGGGCTGATTATTTTGGTCGGCTCAGTTCAGCTGCCACTGATGTTCATTGTCCAAGGCAAGCTGTCAGCAGTTGCCAATTACGCTGTTGGAGCCTTGTACTTGTTGGGCTTTCTAATCGCCATTTGGCTGGCACAGTATGCCTACCGGAAGTATGGCCGCTACGAAGTCAAAAAAATGACCTGGCAAAATGTCAAAACAATTGTCATTGCTTGGATTGCCTTTTTGGTAATTGAGTTCTTATTGGGAAACCTTAATAAACTGGTCTACCACGTCACTCAAACGGACAACAATCAGGAAATTCAATCATTGTTGTCCAGCAATCATCTTACCCTGATTTTGATGGGATTTACGGCAATCTTCTGTTCGCCGATTCTTGAGGAAACCATTTTTCGGGGATATTTGATGACTGCGTTCTTTCGGTCGACCGAAAAATGGGCACCGATTATTGTCAGTGGGATGGCTTTTGCCCTGCCGCATATGGATCCTGATCTTTCCCATTTTAATATCATCAGTTTTTTGACGTATGCGATCTTGGGTTGTATTTTGGCCTATTTGTATGTAACAACTAAAAATTTGAAGGTATCAATTGGCCTCCATTTTTTGAATAATTTAATCGCAGTCGGCGGAATGATTGCGATGATTTTTGCCGTGTAA
- a CDS encoding S53 family peptidase, whose amino-acid sequence MNKDWLHRIFITAGLILLAIGGFAATSGQAAAKTTNVADSKQQLVDIVLRPKSQSALHQFVYNTVTPSSPTYRKFVSPSTFAKRFSQSPKQIKALQTYLRHHHLRAQTYKGNLIMVVKGSTKNVEKAFKVNLVNVNNGEVKYQKASRNPQLPKKLSKVVYTVFGLSNYSPFSSYKTKFQPSSLHTRTASGTTTTKKYSPTRFVRRYNLQSLYDNGSTGRSKTIGIISFANFHPNDVYRYWDDEGINVKSNRLSVYRTNGFKGTWDGYDETTIDVEQAGAIAPDSNIRTYIARPNILGMVNSIAAAVGQNVADSLSLSWGQSEAQVAYEMKQGITPKKYNQIMNLLFEQAAAQGMSVFTATGDNGAYDGITTGLTSGLSVDTPSNFPYVTAVGGTTLPKTYTVNKKKVTIHQERTWGADFLYPNYKHQRFFGTLDMLQSFFAGGGGGFSKYNARPAYQKGISGVGTYDATNLWKFKYGRPELLKKPINLSGKSSGRNLPDISANADPNTGYSMFITPKNNRNSKGQWLITGGTSVVAPQMAAASVLMSDFTTNGRLGFWNPQIYRFAKRSTSPFKPLDSRTNNTNLYYTGQPGKIYNQATGLGTVDFTALNKAFNS is encoded by the coding sequence ATGAACAAGGATTGGCTCCACAGGATTTTCATAACCGCAGGATTGATCTTGCTTGCCATTGGTGGCTTTGCGGCAACCAGCGGACAGGCAGCTGCCAAGACGACCAACGTCGCTGATTCCAAACAGCAATTGGTTGATATTGTGCTGCGGCCAAAAAGTCAGTCGGCGCTTCACCAATTTGTTTACAACACAGTGACGCCGAGTTCGCCGACTTATCGCAAATTTGTTTCCCCAAGTACTTTTGCCAAACGATTCAGTCAGAGCCCAAAGCAGATTAAAGCTTTGCAGACATATCTCAGACACCATCATTTGAGGGCTCAGACTTACAAAGGTAATTTGATTATGGTGGTCAAGGGATCAACCAAAAACGTCGAGAAGGCGTTTAAAGTTAACCTGGTGAACGTAAATAACGGTGAGGTCAAATATCAAAAGGCCAGCCGAAATCCTCAACTACCCAAGAAACTTTCCAAGGTCGTTTATACCGTCTTTGGGTTATCAAATTACTCACCGTTTTCCTCATACAAAACCAAATTTCAGCCCTCATCGCTGCATACCAGAACTGCCAGCGGGACGACAACCACCAAAAAGTATTCGCCGACGCGATTTGTCCGTCGCTACAATCTGCAGTCCCTATACGATAATGGGTCGACTGGCCGCAGTAAAACCATTGGGATCATTTCATTTGCCAACTTCCATCCTAATGATGTGTACCGCTACTGGGATGATGAGGGCATCAATGTGAAATCTAATCGACTAAGCGTTTATCGGACTAACGGCTTTAAGGGTACCTGGGATGGCTATGATGAAACGACCATCGATGTTGAACAGGCCGGCGCAATCGCACCGGACAGCAACATTCGGACCTACATTGCCCGTCCAAACATTTTGGGAATGGTGAATTCAATTGCTGCCGCAGTTGGTCAAAACGTGGCCGATAGTTTGTCACTCAGTTGGGGCCAAAGTGAAGCCCAAGTGGCCTATGAAATGAAACAGGGGATTACCCCGAAAAAATATAATCAAATCATGAACTTATTATTTGAGCAGGCAGCTGCCCAAGGAATGAGTGTCTTCACCGCGACTGGTGATAATGGTGCCTATGATGGGATTACCACCGGGTTAACGTCAGGATTGTCCGTTGATACGCCGTCTAATTTTCCATATGTGACCGCAGTCGGCGGCACGACACTGCCGAAAACCTATACTGTCAATAAGAAAAAAGTCACCATTCACCAGGAACGCACCTGGGGGGCTGACTTTTTATACCCCAACTATAAACACCAACGATTTTTCGGAACTTTGGACATGCTTCAAAGCTTCTTTGCCGGAGGTGGCGGCGGTTTTAGTAAATATAATGCCAGACCCGCCTATCAAAAAGGGATCAGCGGTGTCGGGACGTATGATGCGACTAATCTGTGGAAATTTAAATATGGTCGGCCGGAATTGTTGAAAAAGCCGATTAATCTTAGCGGCAAATCCAGCGGCAGAAACCTGCCCGACATTTCAGCGAATGCCGACCCCAATACCGGTTACAGCATGTTCATTACGCCGAAGAACAATCGAAATTCCAAGGGGCAATGGCTGATTACCGGTGGGACCAGTGTCGTCGCCCCACAGATGGCCGCAGCCAGTGTTTTAATGTCTGATTTCACTACCAATGGCCGCTTGGGCTTTTGGAATCCACAGATCTATCGATTTGCCAAACGATCAACTTCGCCGTTCAAACCGTTGGACAGTCGGACAAATAACACCAACTTGTACTATACCGGACAACCGGGGAAGATTTATAACCAGGCGACCGGACTTGGAACCGTTGATTTTACAGCTTTGAACAAAGCTTTTAATAGTTAA
- the mscL gene encoding large-conductance mechanosensitive channel protein MscL, with amino-acid sequence MLKEFKAFIARGNVIDLAVGVIIGGAFTGIVTSLTNNLINPLIGIFLGKIDLSNLIFKVGDATFRYGAFINSLINFLIVAFVVFILIKLINKVLKRQPTKPAIDNKEVLLSEIRDLLKNKQ; translated from the coding sequence ATGCTCAAAGAATTTAAGGCTTTTATTGCCAGAGGAAATGTCATCGACCTGGCTGTCGGGGTGATTATTGGTGGCGCCTTTACTGGAATTGTCACCTCCCTCACAAATAATTTGATCAACCCGTTAATTGGGATCTTCTTAGGAAAAATTGACTTGTCAAACCTGATTTTCAAAGTCGGTGATGCGACTTTTCGTTACGGGGCCTTTATCAATTCACTGATCAATTTTCTAATTGTTGCCTTTGTCGTTTTTATCTTAATCAAACTCATTAACAAGGTCCTCAAGCGTCAGCCGACAAAGCCTGCAATCGATAACAAAGAAGTACTACTTTCCGAGATCCGGGATCTGTTAAAAAATAAACAATGA
- a CDS encoding glycoside hydrolase family 65 protein — protein MRTFAIRARDGVMELNYSEDSNKPPFRKFMITYNPKFSIGDNLENIKAALTGLPIDAAIIENSLNYEFSDTIIGINHQKIDIGLAIANMMNIPVVNLQKIKEVGLKKAVADKEEYLKWHLDYYGEYAGKRNYGQEAMLTIGNGYFGLRGAYVESHADQDNYPGMYVAGVYNQLTTKINDRDVVNEDLVNLPNAQYISFGVDHQLPFTIKKADIQDIYRSLDLKTGTLTTTLHVQLSTGHIIQVRATKVANMDQWHRYAIKYELKPINFSGSLQIYAGIDGNVINGNVERYQDFDQHHIDVIGMSAHDNQVSMTGQTKTSHVQFVINSKLSSPDFDTKKLIDTTTEEGKVQQALSINVEPGKEYEFKKNVTVFTSQDENNHLEADAQKELDDSSFEDTLSDSEKFWSNVWQHSDIIIDNDLTSQKLTRVNIFHMLVTSAALSSGKLDASVGARGLHGEAYRGHIFWDVTFDLPFYAIHYPAIAKQCLLYRYNRLAEARKYAASEDKQGAMYPWQSGMYGDEQSQFVHLNPVSGKWDPDNSRLQRHVSISVAYDIINYVHITGDKEFMDQYGLEMLLSISKFWVSMTDYDQSTDRYDIHHVMGPDEFHEEYPNSNDHGLTNNAYTNIMVSWLFDKVNTLVSQEDSAVLKQASEKAGFDDALLAKMNDIAHKLRLDINEEGIIGQFSGYFNLSKLNFDSYRKKYGDISRIDRLLKGEGKSPDAYQVAKQADTLMAYYELPFDEVQEVINRLGYKLPANFFTSNLRFYLDRTTHGSTLSRIVYSVLDEIDGNMDQSWQLFSTALFSDYYDIQGGTTAEGIHLGVMGATLQIETKCYGGVRFDTDEVTINPHLPSTWSKISFKETYQGINYHFVIGHHRIDVTADADTHVSVAKKAYSLTKNKMATITYK, from the coding sequence ATGAGAACGTTTGCTATTAGGGCCCGCGATGGGGTCATGGAATTAAATTATTCAGAAGATTCCAACAAACCGCCGTTTCGAAAGTTTATGATCACATATAACCCCAAATTTTCAATTGGCGATAATCTTGAAAATATCAAAGCAGCGCTGACCGGCCTGCCGATCGACGCCGCCATTATCGAAAATTCGTTAAACTATGAGTTTTCAGATACGATTATTGGCATTAATCACCAAAAGATTGATATCGGATTGGCAATTGCCAACATGATGAATATTCCGGTTGTTAATCTGCAAAAGATCAAAGAAGTTGGGCTGAAAAAAGCCGTTGCCGATAAGGAAGAATACCTTAAGTGGCATCTGGATTACTATGGTGAATATGCCGGTAAACGGAACTACGGCCAAGAAGCCATGCTGACAATCGGGAACGGTTACTTTGGTCTCCGGGGGGCCTACGTTGAGTCCCACGCTGATCAGGATAATTACCCGGGTATGTACGTTGCCGGTGTTTACAACCAATTGACGACTAAGATTAATGACCGCGACGTTGTGAACGAGGATTTGGTGAACTTACCGAATGCCCAATACATTAGTTTCGGTGTTGACCATCAACTGCCATTTACCATTAAGAAAGCCGATATTCAAGATATTTACCGAAGCTTGGATCTGAAGACCGGTACTTTGACAACCACCCTGCACGTTCAGCTTTCAACCGGCCATATCATCCAAGTCCGGGCTACGAAAGTTGCCAACATGGATCAGTGGCACCGTTACGCAATCAAATATGAATTAAAGCCCATCAATTTCTCCGGCAGTTTACAAATCTATGCCGGCATTGATGGCAACGTTATTAACGGCAACGTGGAACGTTATCAAGACTTTGATCAGCACCACATTGATGTCATCGGCATGTCAGCTCATGACAATCAAGTCTCGATGACCGGTCAAACCAAGACCTCACACGTTCAATTTGTGATCAACTCCAAACTCAGCAGTCCAGATTTCGATACCAAAAAATTGATCGATACCACGACTGAGGAAGGTAAAGTCCAACAGGCTTTGAGCATTAACGTTGAGCCCGGCAAGGAATACGAATTCAAAAAGAATGTCACCGTCTTTACTTCCCAAGACGAAAATAACCATTTGGAAGCCGATGCACAAAAAGAACTTGATGACTCCTCATTTGAAGATACGTTAAGCGATAGTGAAAAATTCTGGAGCAATGTTTGGCAACACTCCGACATTATTATCGATAATGATCTTACCAGCCAAAAGTTGACCAGGGTCAATATTTTCCACATGTTAGTTACCAGTGCTGCTTTGTCGTCCGGTAAATTGGATGCATCCGTTGGTGCTCGTGGGCTGCATGGTGAAGCTTACCGTGGACACATTTTTTGGGATGTCACGTTTGATTTGCCATTCTATGCAATTCATTACCCTGCGATTGCCAAACAGTGCCTACTTTACCGTTACAACCGGTTAGCTGAGGCGCGAAAGTATGCTGCCTCAGAGGACAAACAAGGTGCAATGTACCCTTGGCAGTCAGGGATGTATGGCGATGAGCAATCACAATTTGTTCACTTGAATCCGGTTAGCGGCAAATGGGATCCCGATAACAGCCGCCTACAACGGCACGTTTCCATTTCAGTTGCCTATGACATTATCAATTATGTCCACATCACGGGCGATAAAGAATTCATGGATCAATACGGATTGGAAATGCTGCTGTCGATTTCCAAGTTCTGGGTCAGCATGACCGACTACGATCAATCAACCGACCGTTATGACATCCATCATGTCATGGGGCCTGACGAATTTCACGAAGAGTACCCTAACTCCAACGATCATGGCTTAACCAATAATGCCTATACGAATATCATGGTTTCCTGGCTGTTTGACAAGGTCAATACCCTGGTATCGCAGGAAGACAGCGCCGTTTTAAAGCAAGCCAGTGAAAAAGCCGGCTTTGACGACGCACTTCTCGCCAAGATGAACGATATCGCCCATAAACTGCGATTGGACATCAACGAAGAAGGTATTATCGGCCAGTTCTCAGGGTACTTCAACCTATCCAAACTGAATTTCGATTCATACCGGAAGAAGTATGGTGATATTTCCAGAATAGATCGACTGCTCAAAGGCGAAGGCAAGTCACCGGACGCCTACCAAGTTGCCAAACAGGCTGATACATTGATGGCCTACTATGAACTGCCGTTTGACGAAGTGCAAGAAGTCATCAACCGTCTGGGGTACAAGCTGCCCGCCAACTTCTTTACCAGCAACTTACGGTTCTATCTTGACCGGACGACTCATGGATCAACTCTTTCCAGAATTGTTTATTCGGTTCTGGACGAAATTGACGGCAACATGGACCAGTCATGGCAGCTGTTTTCAACTGCCCTGTTCTCAGATTACTACGACATTCAAGGCGGGACGACTGCCGAAGGAATCCACCTGGGTGTAATGGGTGCGACCCTTCAAATTGAAACGAAATGCTATGGCGGTGTCCGATTTGATACCGACGAGGTCACGATTAATCCTCACCTGCCAAGCACTTGGTCTAAAATTTCATTTAAAGAAACTTACCAAGGAATCAATTACCACTTCGTCATCGGTCATCATCGGATCGATGTGACCGCAGATGCCGATACTCACGTCAGTGTTGCGAAAAAGGCTTATTCACTGACTAAGAACAAGATGGCAACAATTACCTATAAATAA
- the pgmB gene encoding beta-phosphoglucomutase, producing the protein MAKFSDIKGFVFDLDGVITDTSVFHSQAWHQVADKVGAPWSKELEDGLKGISRMDSLEMILKAGNLQDKYTDEQKVDLATEKNTNYLKLVDQMTPDNILPGIKAFLDEIKNGGYLLSLASASKNAPKVLQKLNLTDYFPKIVDPKTLSKGKPDPEIYLKGAELIDLKPEQCIGVEDAAAGVESINAAGETSIGIGDKNILKDADINFADTSEMTLANIEKQMN; encoded by the coding sequence ATGGCAAAATTTTCCGATATTAAAGGCTTCGTGTTCGATTTAGATGGTGTGATTACCGATACCTCGGTTTTTCACAGCCAGGCATGGCATCAAGTTGCCGATAAAGTCGGCGCTCCATGGTCCAAAGAACTTGAAGACGGTCTAAAAGGCATCAGTCGAATGGACTCATTGGAAATGATTTTGAAAGCTGGAAATCTTCAAGATAAATACACTGATGAGCAAAAGGTTGATTTGGCAACTGAAAAAAATACCAACTACTTGAAGTTGGTTGATCAAATGACCCCTGACAATATCTTACCGGGGATTAAAGCATTCTTGGACGAAATCAAAAATGGCGGCTACCTATTGTCATTGGCTTCAGCATCTAAAAACGCGCCCAAAGTCTTGCAAAAGCTGAATTTAACCGATTATTTCCCAAAGATTGTTGATCCAAAAACATTGAGTAAAGGCAAGCCCGACCCAGAAATTTATTTAAAGGGTGCTGAATTGATTGATCTCAAGCCGGAACAGTGCATCGGCGTTGAAGACGCGGCAGCTGGTGTTGAATCAATTAACGCAGCTGGCGAAACCTCGATTGGCATCGGCGACAAAAATATCTTAAAGGATGCCGACATTAATTTTGCCGATACTTCAGAAATGACGTTGGCTAATATTGAAAAGCAAATGAATTAA
- a CDS encoding Cof-type HAD-IIB family hydrolase, whose product MYKAVVFFDLDGTLFDNEKNVSDENVAAINELRANNILPVISTGRNIFEIQYVIDATGINSLVSANGSYVQYEGKKLKAEQISDDVIEEILAFAKQQGDVISFYNNKEFALTFENDMTKVNYRLLRLTPHVDPEFYKHHEVNFLNVFNYDKDKLYQDKFKGKLSLVRNNPRCLDTMKWGVSKQTGIQALMKKLNLGDVPSYAFGDQMNDLQMFSEVKFPIAMGNGVPEVKEKASFVTKSNINGGIVNGLKHYGLID is encoded by the coding sequence ATGTATAAAGCGGTTGTGTTCTTTGACTTAGACGGGACACTTTTTGATAATGAAAAAAACGTGTCCGACGAAAATGTAGCGGCAATCAATGAATTACGTGCCAATAATATTTTACCGGTGATCTCCACTGGTCGAAATATTTTTGAAATTCAGTATGTGATTGATGCCACTGGGATTAACTCGTTAGTCAGCGCTAATGGGAGTTATGTTCAGTATGAAGGCAAAAAACTCAAAGCAGAACAAATTAGTGATGATGTGATTGAGGAAATCCTTGCCTTTGCAAAACAGCAGGGGGATGTCATTTCCTTTTACAACAATAAGGAATTTGCGTTGACTTTTGAAAATGACATGACGAAAGTGAACTATCGTCTGTTGCGATTAACACCACATGTTGACCCAGAATTTTACAAGCATCATGAAGTTAATTTCTTAAACGTCTTTAATTACGATAAGGATAAGCTCTACCAAGACAAGTTCAAAGGGAAGTTGTCTTTGGTCCGTAACAACCCGCGTTGTTTGGATACCATGAAGTGGGGTGTTTCCAAACAAACGGGAATTCAGGCTTTGATGAAGAAACTGAACCTCGGTGACGTTCCATCATACGCGTTTGGGGATCAAATGAATGATTTGCAAATGTTTTCCGAAGTTAAATTTCCAATTGCCATGGGTAATGGTGTCCCAGAAGTTAAGGAAAAGGCGTCCTTTGTCACTAAATCAAATATTAACGGTGGGATTGTGAACGGCCTTAAACATTATGGGCTGATTGATTAA
- a CDS encoding deoxynucleoside kinase, whose amino-acid sequence MVIITAGMIGVGKTTLTGKIAEHLGTKAFFEPVGDNPVLPLYYSNPKQYGFLLQIYFLNKRFSMIKQALSDDNNVLDRSIYEDALFTRENNAQGNITDTELAVYLKLLNNMMAELDELPKKAPDLLVYADSDFDTIKHRIKKRGRDYEQFDDNPGLQEYYFKMWAAYKKWFQEYDVSPKIKIDLQKYDLSDPKNVTIVLGQIDDALAKIRQPQSETL is encoded by the coding sequence ATGGTGATAATAACTGCAGGAATGATTGGGGTCGGAAAGACCACTTTAACCGGAAAAATTGCGGAACATCTCGGGACAAAAGCGTTTTTTGAACCCGTTGGCGATAATCCCGTTTTACCGCTTTACTACTCCAATCCAAAACAATACGGATTTCTACTTCAAATTTACTTTTTAAACAAGCGTTTCTCAATGATCAAACAAGCATTGAGTGATGATAATAACGTCTTGGATCGCTCAATCTATGAAGATGCACTGTTCACCCGGGAAAATAATGCTCAGGGAAACATCACCGACACTGAATTGGCGGTTTACCTCAAGTTATTGAATAACATGATGGCAGAACTCGACGAGTTGCCAAAAAAGGCTCCTGATTTGCTGGTGTATGCTGATAGTGACTTTGACACCATCAAGCACCGGATCAAAAAACGCGGTCGCGACTATGAACAGTTTGACGACAACCCTGGCCTTCAGGAATACTACTTCAAGATGTGGGCAGCATATAAGAAATGGTTCCAAGAATACGATGTCAGTCCCAAGATCAAAATCGACTTGCAGAAGTATGACTTGTCCGATCCCAAGAATGTCACAATCGTTCTCGGACAGATTGATGATGCTTTGGCTAAAATTCGCCAACCACAAAGTGAGACACTCTAA
- a CDS encoding DUF3658 domain-containing protein, producing MSVKVPMTLVREDSLMIISKLGEISEDAIDEFQLASLQRDLSANSRRAFSYYWHDLRSENNPIRTVINGTVVSQSIDFYDRFVLANLSQRRFRNILRVIGETLGDYPFTADWWYRHRIDYLVSKGSVDYKADPDAIVGKIKLAK from the coding sequence ATGAGTGTCAAGGTTCCAATGACCTTGGTCCGAGAAGACAGTTTAATGATTATTTCCAAATTAGGTGAAATCAGTGAAGACGCCATTGATGAATTTCAATTGGCATCACTACAAAGGGACCTGTCTGCTAATTCCCGGAGAGCCTTCAGTTACTATTGGCATGACTTAAGGAGTGAAAATAATCCGATCAGAACGGTGATTAACGGCACCGTTGTCAGTCAATCGATTGACTTTTACGATCGTTTTGTCCTTGCCAATCTCAGTCAACGGCGGTTTAGAAATATTCTGCGGGTAATTGGTGAGACTTTGGGCGATTATCCGTTCACGGCTGACTGGTGGTACCGCCACCGGATTGATTACTTGGTGTCAAAGGGAAGCGTCGATTATAAGGCGGATCCGGACGCAATCGTTGGGAAAATTAAATTGGCAAAATAA
- a CDS encoding universal stress protein: MLDFNYSNILVGIDGSKTAAKAVRQAITIAEHNHAKLTIVAIINDREILGVSKAALIGFGNVNQSTIDEVKSRFQRLVHKYELMAKDRGLAVSAFVTSGDPKNQLAHELVDDEHVDAIVVGATGANFVDRMTMGSTAAFVIAQAPCDVFVVHRD, from the coding sequence ATGTTGGACTTTAATTATTCGAATATTCTGGTTGGGATTGATGGTTCAAAAACTGCCGCCAAGGCCGTTAGACAGGCAATCACGATTGCCGAGCACAACCATGCCAAGCTGACAATTGTGGCAATTATCAACGACCGTGAAATTCTGGGGGTGTCAAAAGCCGCCTTGATCGGTTTTGGCAACGTCAATCAATCAACGATCGATGAGGTCAAATCCAGATTTCAACGGCTCGTTCATAAATACGAATTGATGGCAAAAGACCGAGGACTTGCTGTCAGTGCCTTTGTAACTTCAGGCGATCCCAAAAATCAATTGGCTCACGAGTTGGTGGATGACGAACATGTGGATGCAATCGTTGTCGGGGCCACCGGGGCAAATTTTGTTGACCGGATGACAATGGGGTCAACAGCAGCTTTTGTTATTGCTCAAGCCCCCTGTGATGTGTTTGTGGTCCATCGCGACTAG